A part of Pungitius pungitius chromosome 15, fPunPun2.1, whole genome shotgun sequence genomic DNA contains:
- the LOC119209610 gene encoding cAMP-responsive element modulator isoform X1: METSAPGAVNGSATDGEENHGEDSPQAAEGQSPGVQLCDGQTAQLQGVIQAPQTSVIQSPHLQTVQIGTELEEDESVTDSQKRRVLLSRRPSYRKILNELSSDSPAVPKIDEEMTEEDDEEEEEDDEEVVPVSSAAAATVPTSIYQTSSGQYIAITHGGAVQLTGPGMEAFQGAQTMTVGGSHAPQHGATILQCAAQPGDSPQQFYIQGGQVLVQAATGDIPTYQLRSPNSGLAHSIVMAASPGSMQNPPQHHSEDITRKREVRLMKNREAARECRRKKKEYVKCLENRVAVLENQNKTLIEELKALKDIYCHKAD; the protein is encoded by the exons ATGGAGacctcggcccccggcgctgtgAACGGCTCGGCGACGGACGGCGAGGAGAACCACGGCGAAGACAGTCCTCAG GCGGCCGAGGGCCAGTCTCCCGGTGTCCAGCTGTGTGACGGACAGACTGCGCAGCTCCAAGGGGTCATCCAGGCCCCCCAGACCTCCGTCATCCAGTCCCCCCACCTGCAGACCGTCCAG ATCGGcaccgagctggaggaggacgagtcGGTCACAGACAGCCAGAAGAGACGCGTCCTCCTCTCCAGGCGTCCGTCTTATCG AAAAATTCTGAACGAGCTTTCATCGGATTCTCCGGCAGTTCCTAAAATCGACGAAGAGATGACTGAGGAggacgatgaagaggaggaggaagacgatgaGGAGGTGGTGCCGGTCTCCAGTGCTGCCGCGGCAACCGTGCCGACCTCCATCTACCAGACCAGCTCAGGGCAATACA tCGCCATCACTCACGGGGGAGCCGTGCAGCTGACGGGCCCCGGGATGGAAGCCTTCCAGGGGGCCCAGACCATGACGGTGGGCGGCTCTCACGCCCCCCAGCACGGAGCCACCATCCTGCAGTGTGCGGCTCAGCCCGGAGACTCCCCGCAGCAGTTCTACATCCAGGGGGGGCAGGTGCTGGTCCAAG CTGCCACAGGAGACATCCCCACCTACCAGCTGCGTTCGCCCAACTCGGGCCTGGCTCACAGCATCGTGATGGCAGCGTCTCCGGGGTCCATGCAGAACCCCCCCCAGCACCACTCAGAAGACATCACCCGCAAGAGGGAGGTCCGACTGATGAAAAACAG ggaggCGGCTCGTGAGTGCCGCAGGAAAAAGAAGGAGTACGTGAAGTGTCTGGAGAACCGCGTGGCCGTGCTGGAGAACCAGAACAAGACCCTGATCGAGGAGCTCAAGGCGCTGAAGGACATCTACTGCCACAAGGCCGACTag
- the LOC119209610 gene encoding cAMP-responsive element modulator isoform X2, giving the protein MAVTGDETESAATGDIPTYQLRSPNSGLAHSIVMAASPGSMQNPPQHHSEDITRKREVRLMKNREAARECRRKKKEYVKCLENRVAVLENQNKTLIEELKALKDIYCHKAD; this is encoded by the exons ATGGCTGTAACCGGCGATGAGACCGAGTCAG CTGCCACAGGAGACATCCCCACCTACCAGCTGCGTTCGCCCAACTCGGGCCTGGCTCACAGCATCGTGATGGCAGCGTCTCCGGGGTCCATGCAGAACCCCCCCCAGCACCACTCAGAAGACATCACCCGCAAGAGGGAGGTCCGACTGATGAAAAACAG ggaggCGGCTCGTGAGTGCCGCAGGAAAAAGAAGGAGTACGTGAAGTGTCTGGAGAACCGCGTGGCCGTGCTGGAGAACCAGAACAAGACCCTGATCGAGGAGCTCAAGGCGCTGAAGGACATCTACTGCCACAAGGCCGACTag